The Neomonachus schauinslandi chromosome 4, ASM220157v2, whole genome shotgun sequence genome includes a region encoding these proteins:
- the GJA8 gene encoding LOW QUALITY PROTEIN: gap junction alpha-8 protein (The sequence of the model RefSeq protein was modified relative to this genomic sequence to represent the inferred CDS: deleted 1 base in 1 codon), translating into MGDWSFLGNILEEVNEHSTVIGRVWLTVLFIFRILILGTAAEFVWGDEQSDFVCNTQQPGCENVCYDEAFPISHIRLWVLQIIFVSTPSLVYVGHAVHHVRMEEKRKERMAEELCQQAAGDGGDRDRVTPAAEQGSIKKGSNSHKGTKKFRLEGTLLRTYICHIIFKTLFEVGFIVGHYFLYGFRILPLYRCSRWPCPNVVDCFVSRPTEKTIFILFMLSVASVSLFLNILEMSHLGLKRIRSAFKRPAEQPLGEIPEKSLHSIAVSSIQKAKGYQLLEEEKIVSHYFPLTEVGMVETSPLSAKPFSQFEEKAGTGPLGDLSRAYQETLPSYAQVGAQEGGGAGPPVDEGAEPEAGDKRQEAERVSTEGQETMTVLEGEKAETPEVGNGGEKEELQAEKVSKQGLPAEKSPSLGPDLTRDDTRPLSRLSKASSRARSDDLTV; encoded by the exons ATGGGCGACTGGAGCTTCCTGGGGAACATCTTGGAGGAGGTGAATGAGCACTCCACGGTCATCGGCAGAGTGTGGCTCACTGTGCTGTTCATCTTCCGGATCCTCATCCTGGGCACCGCGGCGGAGTTCGTGTGGGGGGACGAGCAGTCGGACTTCGTGTGCAACACGCAGCAGCCTGGTTGCGAGAACGTCTGCTACGACGAGGCCTTCCCCATCTCGCACATCCGCCTCTGGGTGCTGCAGATCATCTTCGTGTCCACGCCGTCGCTGGTGTACGTGGGCCACGCCGTGCACCACGTCCGCATGGAGGAGAAGCGCAAGGAGCGCATGGCCGAGGAGCTGTGCCAGCAGGCGGCGGGCGACGGTGGCGACAGGGACAGGGTGACGCCGGCCGCGGAGCAGGGCAGCATCAAGAAGGGCAGCAACAGCCACAAAGGCACCAAGAAGTTCCGGCTGGAGGGGACCCTGCTGAGGACCTACATCTGCCACATCATCTTCAAGACCCTCTTCGAGGTGGGCTTCATCGTGGGCCACTACTTCCTGTACGGCTTCCGGATCCTGCCCCTGTATCGCTGCAGCAGGTGGCCCTGCCCCAACGTGGTGGACTGCTTCGTGTCGCGGCCCACGGAGAAAACCATCTTCATCCTGTTCATGCTGTCTGTGGCCTCTGTGTCCCTCTTCCTCAACATTCTGGAGATGAGTCACCTGGGCCTGAAGAGAATCCGGTCTGCCTTCAAGAGGCCCGCGGAGCAGCCCCTGGGGGAGATCCCTGAGAAGTCCCTCCACTCCATTGCCGTCTCCTCCATCCAGAAGGCCAAGGGCTACCAGCtgctggaagaagagaaaatcGTGTCGCACTATTTCCCTTTGACTGAGGTCGGAATGGTGGAGACCAGCCCACTTTCTGCCAAGCCTTTCAGTCAGTTCGAGGAGAAGGCGGGCACGGGGCCCCTAGGGGACCTGTCCCGAGCTTACCAAGAGACACTGCCTTCCTACGCTCAGGTGGGAGCccaggaaggggggggggcagga ccGCCGGTGGACGAGGGGGCGGAACCAGAGGCGGGAGACAAGAGGCAGGAGGCGGAGAGAGTGAGCACTGAGGGGCAGGAGACCATGACAGTGCTGGAGGGGGAGAAAGCGGAGACTCCCGAGGTGGGGAACGGGGGTGAGAAGGAAGAGCTGCAGGCTGAGAAGGTATCAAAGCAAGGGCTGCCGGCAGAGAAGTCGCCTTCACTGGGTCCAGACCTGACCAGGGATGACACCAGACCGCTGAGCAGGCTGAGCAAAGCCAGCAGCCGGGCCAGGTCAGACGATCTAACCGTATGA